The following proteins are co-located in the Bombus pyrosoma isolate SC7728 linkage group LG12, ASM1482585v1, whole genome shotgun sequence genome:
- the LOC122573555 gene encoding zinc transporter ZIP3-like isoform X5, producing the protein MSPLEDNTLIHRLTNTVHLLHEDNEHDHEDKNMSNILVAKGVTMVILCTVSIAMGILPMRVARRLKWNTSGVENPRSMKLVSLLLGFGGGVLFCTTFLHLLPEVKEGLEHLAADGKLPELNFSLAETLTCTGFFIMYLVEESVHTHLRKKQAHRKESSNKDVTKSTNELVENGQTLANCVSGHSHYNGHGHSHHLPVIMDEKDDFVISSLRGLLIVLGLSVHELFEGLAIGLESSASYVWYMFAGVAAHKFVIAFCIGLELIASNTRQYLSVIYVCTFAIVSPLGIAIGMFLVGDESATANGILPVLLQGLASGTLLYVVFFEILQEHRTGLHQYISILFGFAVMFGLQILRYIESEMTERYSEVWKTL; encoded by the exons ATGTCTCCGTTAGAAGACAACACACTTATACACAGGCTAACGAATACCGTTCATTTGCTTCATGAAGATAATGAACATGATCACGAAGATAAAAACATGTCGAATATACTGGTCGCGAAAGGAGTTACGATGGTCATATTATGTACAGTAAGCATCGCCATGGGCATTCTACCAATGCGAGTGGCGAGGCGGTTGAAATGGAACACTTCCGGTGTTGAGAATCCTAG GTCAATGAAATTGGTAAGCTTGCTTCTGGGATTCGGCGGTGGCGTTCTTTTCTGCACGACGTTTCTTCACTTGCTGCCGGAAGTGAAAGAAGGGTTAGAGCATCTTGCAGCAGACGGAAAACTTCCAGAGCTCAATTTCTCTTTGGCTGAGACGCTTACTTGCACTGg CTTTTTCATCATGTATTTGGTCGAAGAATCAGTACACACACATTTACGAAAGAAACAAGCacatagaaaagaaagttcGAATAAGGATGTTACCAAGAGTACCAACGAGTTGGTTGAAAATGGACAAACATTGGCAAATTGCGTCAGTGGGCATTCACACTA CAACGGACACGGTCATTCGCATCACCTGCCTGTCATAATGGATGAAAAGGACGACTTCGTCATAAGTTCACTACGAGGATTATTAATAGTTCTGGGTTTATCCGTGCATGAATTATTTGAAGGACTCGCCATCGGTCTAGAAAGTTCAGCCTCCTACGTTTG GTATATGTTTGCGGGAGTGGCGGCTCACAAATTCGTGATAGCATTCTGCATTGGTTTGGAGCTAATTGCTTCCAACACCAGGCAGTACCTTTCGGTGATCTATGTTTGTACATTCGCGATTGTTTCTCCTTTAGGGATTGCTATAGGAATGTTTTTAGTTGGTGACGAAAGTGCAACTGCCAATGGCATACTTCCAGTTCTACTTCAG GGTTTGGCATCTGGTACTTTATTGTATGTagtatttttcgaaatactCCAAGAGCATAGAACTGGCCTCCATCAATACATATCGATCCTATTTGGGTTCGCTGTGATGTTTGGGTTACAGATACTAA GATATATAGAATCTGAAATGACAGAACGGTATAGTGAGGTATGGAAGACCCTTTAA
- the LOC122573555 gene encoding uncharacterized protein LOC122573555 isoform X1, giving the protein MEEPTTATVLLIAKIGAMIGLGFGSLLLGMLPLIVGRYRMNHRQKRDRGIFSNSSTCTSTSISNASSSSAISASATNSQGLQTSLLLCFGGGVLLFTTFLHLAPEVRVSVERHQTNGQLPTLGTLNLSELLFCAGFFLVYFVEEAVHAALTGKPESSEALLYRTVSVRRCNNQTGASTTTNSSSTTTISTTARSTWKDGNDELEDGENELNKRSRQHGLDDFRGGKQDKMLPAIFVLSAPTGLSSTQCSPQDGTRYPSNTDYPRMKHHEHNHSVMTKNTSIQGLLTVLALSFHAIFEGLAVGLEPSIGSVVYLAAAIATHKLVISFCVGMELYVAGASSRTTLGYLTIFSMVTPIGIAVGLALGHFKNDSENLGPTPTILQGMAAGTLLYVVFFEVLARERANEKSGLLQLTAIIIGFMLMLGLQIATAHSHSHSHLHSHDGHADVHSHEVNHQENDHDHKLDSHEHIYSNEMNERILTDKIYRVTESIAETVSNVLSSTMKTPTDVSFRSSSNETTLHSNRS; this is encoded by the exons atGGAGGAACCAACAACGGCTACTGTTTTACTGATAGCAAAAATAGGAGCAATGATTGGTCTTGGCTTTGGCTCTTTACTTCTAGGAATGTTACCGCTGATTGTCGGACGTTACAGAATGAATCATCGTCAAAAACGAGATCGcggaattttcagtaattccAGTACCTGTACCTCCacatcaatttcaaacgcCTCTTCCTCCAGTGCAATTTCTGCATCTGCAACGAATTCACAA GGCCTGCAAACATCGTTGCTGCTTTGCTTTGGCGGAGGCGTTCTCCTGTTCACCACATTCTTGCATCTAGCCCCGGAGGTCCGCGTAAGCGTAGAAAGACATCAAACGAACGGTCAACTGCCTACTCTAGGCACGCTAAATCTGTCGGAGCTGCTATTCTGCGCCGGATTCTTTCTCGTCTACTTCGTTGAAGAGGCGGTGCACGCAGCGCTGACGGGAAAACCCGAGTCATCAGAGGCGCTACTCTATAGAACGGTGTCCGTACGTAGATGCAACAATCAAACAGGTGCGTCAACAACTACGAATAGTAGTTCGACCACCACGATCTCCACCACCGCTAGGTCCACCTGGAAAGATGGTAACGACGAGTTAGAAGACGGCGAGAACGAATTAAACAAACGATCTAGACAACACGGCTTGGATGATTTTCGCGGTGGCAAACAAGATAAGATGTTACCTGCTATATTTGTCCTATCTGCCCCTACGGGATTATCTTCCACGCAGTGCAGTCCTCAGGATGGTACGAGATATCCTTCTAATACAGATTATCCAAGAATGAAACATCACGAACATAACCATTCCGTTATGACAAAAAATACATCGATACAAGGATTACTAACGGTACTAGCTTTGTCTTTTCATGCAATTTTCGAGGGTCTAGCAGTAGGTCTAGAACCCTCTATTGGTTCCGTCGTATATCTGGCTGCTGCTATAGCTACGCATAAGTTGGTAATTTCATTCTGCGTTGGTATGGAACTTTACGTTGCTGGTGCCTCAAGTAGAACTACTCTTGGATACCTAACGATATTCTCAATGGTAACACCAATTGGCATCGCCGTTGGATTGGCTCTTGGTCATTTTAAGAATGACAGCGAAAATTTAGGACCTACCCCGACAATACTGCAAGGAATGGCTGCCGGAACGTTACTATACGTGGTTTTCTTCGAGGTGTTAGCACGCGAGAGGGCTAACGAGAAAAGTGGCCTCTTACAGTTGACTGCCATAATTATTGGATTCATGCTGATGTTGGGTCTACAAATCGCGA CTGCGCATTCTCACTCTCATTCCCATTTGCATTCGCACGATGGACACGCAGACGTACATAGCCACGAGGTTAATCATCAGGAGAATGATCACGATCATAAACTGGATTCCCACGAGCACATCtattcaaatgaaatgaatGAACGAATACTTACCGACAAAATCTATAGAGTAACGGAAAGCATCGCGGAGACTGTCAGCAACGTTCTATCCTCTACGATGAAAACACCAACCGATGTTTCCTTCAGAAGTAGTAGTAACGAAACGACGTTACACTCGAATCGAAGTTAA
- the LOC122573555 gene encoding zinc transporter ZIP3-like isoform X4, producing MSPLEDNTLIHRLTNTVHLLHEDNEHDHEDKNMSNILVAKGVTMVILCTVSIAMGILPMRVARRLKWNTSGVENPRSMKLVSLLLGFGGGVLFCTTFLHLLPEVKEGLEHLAADGKLPELNFSLAETLTCTGFFIMYLVEESVHTHLRKKQAHRKESSNKDVTKSTNELVENGQTLANCVSGHSHYNGHGHSHHLPVIMDEKDDFVISSLRGLLIVLGLSVHELFEGLAIGLESSASYVWYMFAGVAAHKFVIAFCIGLELIASNTRQYLSVIYVCTFAIVSPLGIAIGMFLVGDESATANGILPVLLQGLASGTLLYVVFFEILQEHRTGLHQYISILFGFAVMFGLQILMKVTRWSCYLNVVHQWLVRVLSEKVIASLVD from the exons ATGTCTCCGTTAGAAGACAACACACTTATACACAGGCTAACGAATACCGTTCATTTGCTTCATGAAGATAATGAACATGATCACGAAGATAAAAACATGTCGAATATACTGGTCGCGAAAGGAGTTACGATGGTCATATTATGTACAGTAAGCATCGCCATGGGCATTCTACCAATGCGAGTGGCGAGGCGGTTGAAATGGAACACTTCCGGTGTTGAGAATCCTAG GTCAATGAAATTGGTAAGCTTGCTTCTGGGATTCGGCGGTGGCGTTCTTTTCTGCACGACGTTTCTTCACTTGCTGCCGGAAGTGAAAGAAGGGTTAGAGCATCTTGCAGCAGACGGAAAACTTCCAGAGCTCAATTTCTCTTTGGCTGAGACGCTTACTTGCACTGg CTTTTTCATCATGTATTTGGTCGAAGAATCAGTACACACACATTTACGAAAGAAACAAGCacatagaaaagaaagttcGAATAAGGATGTTACCAAGAGTACCAACGAGTTGGTTGAAAATGGACAAACATTGGCAAATTGCGTCAGTGGGCATTCACACTA CAACGGACACGGTCATTCGCATCACCTGCCTGTCATAATGGATGAAAAGGACGACTTCGTCATAAGTTCACTACGAGGATTATTAATAGTTCTGGGTTTATCCGTGCATGAATTATTTGAAGGACTCGCCATCGGTCTAGAAAGTTCAGCCTCCTACGTTTG GTATATGTTTGCGGGAGTGGCGGCTCACAAATTCGTGATAGCATTCTGCATTGGTTTGGAGCTAATTGCTTCCAACACCAGGCAGTACCTTTCGGTGATCTATGTTTGTACATTCGCGATTGTTTCTCCTTTAGGGATTGCTATAGGAATGTTTTTAGTTGGTGACGAAAGTGCAACTGCCAATGGCATACTTCCAGTTCTACTTCAG GGTTTGGCATCTGGTACTTTATTGTATGTagtatttttcgaaatactCCAAGAGCATAGAACTGGCCTCCATCAATACATATCGATCCTATTTGGGTTCGCTGTGATGTTTGGGTTACAGATACTAA TGAAGGTAACTCGATGGTCTTGCTATTTAAACGTGGTTCACCAGTGGCTCGTGCGTGTGTTAAGTGAAAAAGTGATCGCATCGTTGGTGGATTGA
- the LOC122573555 gene encoding zinc transporter ZIP1-like isoform X3, translated as MEEPTTATVLLIAKIGAMIGLGFGSLLLGMLPLIVGRYRMNHRQKRDRGIFSNSSTCTSTSISNASSSSAISASATNSQGLQTSLLLCFGGGVLLFTTFLHLAPEVRVSVERHQTNGQLPTLGTLNLSELLFCAGFFLVYFVEEAVHAALTGKPESSEALLYRTVSVRRCNNQTGASTTTNSSSTTTISTTARSTWKDGNDELEDGENELNKRSRQHGLDDFRGGKQDKMLPAIFVLSAPTGLSSTQCSPQDGTRYPSNTDYPRMKHHEHNHSVMTKNTSIQGLLTVLALSFHAIFEGLAVGLEPSIGSVVYLAAAIATHKLVISFCVGMELYVAGASSRTTLGYLTIFSMVTPIGIAVGLALGHFKNDSENLGPTPTILQGMAAGTLLYVVFFEVLARERANEKSGLLQLTAIIIGFMLMLGLQIAKKSSSLLSN; from the exons atGGAGGAACCAACAACGGCTACTGTTTTACTGATAGCAAAAATAGGAGCAATGATTGGTCTTGGCTTTGGCTCTTTACTTCTAGGAATGTTACCGCTGATTGTCGGACGTTACAGAATGAATCATCGTCAAAAACGAGATCGcggaattttcagtaattccAGTACCTGTACCTCCacatcaatttcaaacgcCTCTTCCTCCAGTGCAATTTCTGCATCTGCAACGAATTCACAA GGCCTGCAAACATCGTTGCTGCTTTGCTTTGGCGGAGGCGTTCTCCTGTTCACCACATTCTTGCATCTAGCCCCGGAGGTCCGCGTAAGCGTAGAAAGACATCAAACGAACGGTCAACTGCCTACTCTAGGCACGCTAAATCTGTCGGAGCTGCTATTCTGCGCCGGATTCTTTCTCGTCTACTTCGTTGAAGAGGCGGTGCACGCAGCGCTGACGGGAAAACCCGAGTCATCAGAGGCGCTACTCTATAGAACGGTGTCCGTACGTAGATGCAACAATCAAACAGGTGCGTCAACAACTACGAATAGTAGTTCGACCACCACGATCTCCACCACCGCTAGGTCCACCTGGAAAGATGGTAACGACGAGTTAGAAGACGGCGAGAACGAATTAAACAAACGATCTAGACAACACGGCTTGGATGATTTTCGCGGTGGCAAACAAGATAAGATGTTACCTGCTATATTTGTCCTATCTGCCCCTACGGGATTATCTTCCACGCAGTGCAGTCCTCAGGATGGTACGAGATATCCTTCTAATACAGATTATCCAAGAATGAAACATCACGAACATAACCATTCCGTTATGACAAAAAATACATCGATACAAGGATTACTAACGGTACTAGCTTTGTCTTTTCATGCAATTTTCGAGGGTCTAGCAGTAGGTCTAGAACCCTCTATTGGTTCCGTCGTATATCTGGCTGCTGCTATAGCTACGCATAAGTTGGTAATTTCATTCTGCGTTGGTATGGAACTTTACGTTGCTGGTGCCTCAAGTAGAACTACTCTTGGATACCTAACGATATTCTCAATGGTAACACCAATTGGCATCGCCGTTGGATTGGCTCTTGGTCATTTTAAGAATGACAGCGAAAATTTAGGACCTACCCCGACAATACTGCAAGGAATGGCTGCCGGAACGTTACTATACGTGGTTTTCTTCGAGGTGTTAGCACGCGAGAGGGCTAACGAGAAAAGTGGCCTCTTACAGTTGACTGCCATAATTATTGGATTCATGCTGATGTTGGGTCTACAAATCGCGA aaaaaagTTCGAGCctattatcaaattaa
- the LOC122573559 gene encoding uncharacterized protein LOC122573559, which produces MAAAGSTSAGTILQKLGLKPITKCSLVKFYAPAFGVASYTALSINVMNPSLVIRVFPKKDITNFLLGSALLGTGSYIYSRDHMKSAPTSVKVLYSTAGAVLLSFGSVLVWAVLRSIVPPNPTLCTVIGISSGLAFIKVGSSYLNFVDSQIPKK; this is translated from the exons ATGGCCGCTGCAGGAAGTACGAGTGCCGGTACAATTTTACAGAAACTCGGTTTAAAGCCGATCACGAAATGTAgtcttgtaaaattttacgCTCCTGCTTTTGGCGTTGCTTCGTATACCGCATTATCTATCAACGTGATGAATCCGAGCCTTGTCATCAG ggtatttccaaaaaaagatattacaaaCTTCTTATTGGGAAGTGCTCTTCTTGGCACTGGCTCTTACATATACAGTCGTGATCACATGAAAAGTGCTCCTACAAGTGTAAAAGTTTTGTATAG TACTGCTGGTGCTGTATTACTGAGCTTTGGATCAGTGTTAGTATGGGCTGTACTTCGATCCATTGTACCACCTAATCCAACTCTATGTACAGTAATTGGTATTAGTTCTGGGCTTGCATTCATCAAAGTTGGTTCCAGTTATTTAAACTTTGTTGATAGTCAGATACCAAAGAAGTAG
- the LOC122573555 gene encoding zinc transporter ZIP3-like isoform X2: MSPLEDNTLIHRLTNTVHLLHEDNEHDHEDKNMSNILVAKGVTMVILCTVSIAMGILPMRVARRLKWNTSGVENPRSMKLVSLLLGFGGGVLFCTTFLHLLPEVKEGLEHLAADGKLPELNFSLAETLTCTGFFIMYLVEESVHTHLRKKQAHRKESSNKDVTKSTNELVENGQTLANCVSGHSHYNGHGHSHHLPVIMDEKDDFVISSLRGLLIVLGLSVHELFEGLAIGLESSASYVWYMFAGVAAHKFVIAFCIGLELIASNTRQYLSVIYVCTFAIVSPLGIAIGMFLVGDESATANGILPVLLQGLASGTLLYVVFFEILQEHRTGLHQYISILFGFAVMFGLQILTAHSHSHSHLHSHDGHADVHSHEVNHQENDHDHKLDSHEHIYSNEMNERILTDKIYRVTESIAETVSNVLSSTMKTPTDVSFRSSSNETTLHSNRS; this comes from the exons ATGTCTCCGTTAGAAGACAACACACTTATACACAGGCTAACGAATACCGTTCATTTGCTTCATGAAGATAATGAACATGATCACGAAGATAAAAACATGTCGAATATACTGGTCGCGAAAGGAGTTACGATGGTCATATTATGTACAGTAAGCATCGCCATGGGCATTCTACCAATGCGAGTGGCGAGGCGGTTGAAATGGAACACTTCCGGTGTTGAGAATCCTAG GTCAATGAAATTGGTAAGCTTGCTTCTGGGATTCGGCGGTGGCGTTCTTTTCTGCACGACGTTTCTTCACTTGCTGCCGGAAGTGAAAGAAGGGTTAGAGCATCTTGCAGCAGACGGAAAACTTCCAGAGCTCAATTTCTCTTTGGCTGAGACGCTTACTTGCACTGg CTTTTTCATCATGTATTTGGTCGAAGAATCAGTACACACACATTTACGAAAGAAACAAGCacatagaaaagaaagttcGAATAAGGATGTTACCAAGAGTACCAACGAGTTGGTTGAAAATGGACAAACATTGGCAAATTGCGTCAGTGGGCATTCACACTA CAACGGACACGGTCATTCGCATCACCTGCCTGTCATAATGGATGAAAAGGACGACTTCGTCATAAGTTCACTACGAGGATTATTAATAGTTCTGGGTTTATCCGTGCATGAATTATTTGAAGGACTCGCCATCGGTCTAGAAAGTTCAGCCTCCTACGTTTG GTATATGTTTGCGGGAGTGGCGGCTCACAAATTCGTGATAGCATTCTGCATTGGTTTGGAGCTAATTGCTTCCAACACCAGGCAGTACCTTTCGGTGATCTATGTTTGTACATTCGCGATTGTTTCTCCTTTAGGGATTGCTATAGGAATGTTTTTAGTTGGTGACGAAAGTGCAACTGCCAATGGCATACTTCCAGTTCTACTTCAG GGTTTGGCATCTGGTACTTTATTGTATGTagtatttttcgaaatactCCAAGAGCATAGAACTGGCCTCCATCAATACATATCGATCCTATTTGGGTTCGCTGTGATGTTTGGGTTACAGATACTAA CTGCGCATTCTCACTCTCATTCCCATTTGCATTCGCACGATGGACACGCAGACGTACATAGCCACGAGGTTAATCATCAGGAGAATGATCACGATCATAAACTGGATTCCCACGAGCACATCtattcaaatgaaatgaatGAACGAATACTTACCGACAAAATCTATAGAGTAACGGAAAGCATCGCGGAGACTGTCAGCAACGTTCTATCCTCTACGATGAAAACACCAACCGATGTTTCCTTCAGAAGTAGTAGTAACGAAACGACGTTACACTCGAATCGAAGTTAA